One genomic window of Roseobacter ponti includes the following:
- the fusA gene encoding elongation factor G, translated as MARDYPLQRYRNFGIMAHIDAGKTTCSERILFYTGKSHNIGEVHDGAATMDWMEQEQERGITITSAATTTFWQRQEEPTSDGTSDTKYRMNIIDTPGHVDFTIEVERSLAVLDGAVAVLDANAGVEPQTETVWRQADRYKVPRIVFVNKMDKIGADFFNCVKMIKDRTGATPAPIQIPIGAETELEGMIDLVTMEEWVWEGEDLGASWVKKPIRDSLKAQADEWRGHLIETAVEMDDDAMENYLMDGAEPDVDTLRKLIRKGTLAIKFIPVLCGSAFKNKGVQPLLNAVIDYLPSPLDVVDYMGFKPGDEEEVRNIPRRADDEMAFSGLAFKIMNDPFVGSLTFTRIYSGQLKKGDTLLNSTKGKKERVGRMMMMHSINREEIDEAFAGDIIALAGLKDTTTGDTLCAVNDPVVLETMTFPDPVIEIAVEPKTKADQEKMSQGLARLAAEDPSFRVETDLESGQTIMKGMGELHLDILVDRLKREFKVEANIGAPQVAYRETVSREAEIVYTHKKQSGGSGQFAEVKMIITPTEPGEGYSFESRVVGGSVPKEYIPGVEKGIKSVMDSGPLAGFPVIDFKVALIEGKYHDVDSSVLAFEIAGRMGMREGMKKAGAKLLEPIMKVEVITPEEYTGGIIGDLTSRRGQVTGQEPRGNAIAIDAFVPLANMFGYINTLRSMSSGRAQFTMQFDHYDPVPQNISDEIQAKFA; from the coding sequence ATGGCACGCGATTATCCGCTCCAACGCTACCGTAACTTCGGCATCATGGCCCACATCGATGCCGGTAAAACAACATGCTCCGAGCGCATTCTGTTCTATACAGGCAAGTCTCACAACATCGGTGAGGTGCACGATGGTGCGGCTACGATGGACTGGATGGAGCAGGAGCAGGAACGTGGCATCACGATTACTTCTGCTGCTACGACAACTTTCTGGCAGCGTCAGGAAGAGCCCACATCCGACGGTACATCCGACACCAAATACCGCATGAACATCATCGACACGCCCGGCCACGTGGACTTCACCATTGAAGTTGAGCGTTCGCTGGCGGTTCTTGACGGCGCGGTTGCTGTGCTCGATGCAAACGCCGGCGTTGAGCCACAGACGGAAACTGTCTGGCGTCAGGCGGACCGCTACAAGGTTCCGCGCATTGTTTTCGTCAACAAGATGGACAAGATCGGCGCTGATTTCTTCAACTGCGTCAAGATGATCAAAGACCGTACGGGTGCAACCCCCGCACCGATCCAGATCCCGATCGGCGCAGAGACCGAGCTTGAGGGCATGATCGATCTCGTGACCATGGAAGAGTGGGTCTGGGAAGGTGAAGATCTCGGCGCGTCCTGGGTGAAAAAGCCGATCCGTGACAGCCTGAAAGCCCAGGCTGACGAATGGCGCGGCCACCTCATCGAGACTGCGGTCGAGATGGACGATGACGCGATGGAAAACTATCTGATGGACGGTGCCGAGCCGGATGTGGATACGCTGCGTAAGCTGATCCGCAAAGGCACGCTCGCGATCAAATTCATCCCCGTTCTTTGTGGTTCTGCGTTCAAGAACAAGGGCGTGCAACCTCTGCTCAACGCCGTAATCGACTATCTGCCCAGCCCGCTGGACGTTGTTGATTACATGGGGTTCAAACCCGGCGACGAGGAAGAAGTCCGTAACATTCCGCGCCGTGCGGATGATGAGATGGCGTTCTCCGGCCTGGCATTCAAAATCATGAACGACCCCTTTGTGGGCTCGCTGACCTTTACCCGCATTTATTCCGGCCAGCTGAAGAAGGGCGATACACTGCTCAACTCTACAAAAGGCAAGAAAGAGCGCGTCGGCCGGATGATGATGATGCACTCGATCAACCGTGAAGAGATCGACGAAGCCTTTGCCGGCGACATCATTGCTCTGGCGGGTCTGAAAGACACCACAACCGGTGATACGCTCTGTGCGGTCAATGACCCGGTCGTGCTGGAAACGATGACGTTCCCTGATCCTGTGATCGAGATCGCGGTCGAGCCGAAAACAAAGGCTGACCAAGAGAAAATGTCTCAGGGTCTGGCGCGTCTTGCGGCCGAGGATCCTTCCTTCCGCGTGGAAACCGATCTGGAATCCGGTCAGACAATCATGAAGGGCATGGGGGAACTTCACCTCGATATCCTCGTTGACCGCCTGAAGCGCGAATTCAAGGTTGAGGCCAACATCGGTGCGCCGCAGGTGGCCTATCGTGAAACAGTCAGCCGTGAAGCTGAGATCGTATATACCCACAAGAAACAGTCTGGTGGGTCGGGTCAGTTCGCTGAGGTCAAGATGATCATCACGCCGACAGAGCCGGGCGAAGGATATTCGTTCGAGTCCCGCGTCGTCGGTGGTTCGGTGCCCAAGGAATACATCCCGGGTGTTGAAAAGGGTATCAAATCCGTCATGGACTCCGGTCCGCTTGCCGGCTTCCCTGTGATCGACTTCAAGGTCGCGCTGATCGAAGGCAAATACCATGACGTGGACTCCTCTGTTCTGGCGTTTGAAATCGCCGGTCGGATGGGTATGCGGGAAGGCATGAAAAAGGCTGGTGCAAAGCTGCTTGAGCCCATCATGAAAGTCGAAGTGATCACACCGGAGGAATACACCGGTGGCATCATCGGCGATCTGACTTCACGTCGTGGTCAGGTGACCGGCCAGGAGCCGCGCGGCAATGCGATTGCGATTGATGCTTTCGTGCCGCTGGCGAATATGTTCGGCTACATCAACACGCTGCGTTCCATGTCTTCGGGCCGTGCGCAGTTTACCATGCAGTTCGATCACTATGATCCGGTGCCGCAGAACATCTCTGACGAGATTCAGGCCAAATTCGCTTAA
- a CDS encoding putative rhamnosyl transferase, whose product MVSTAPSDLVSVHQRCNGGCSPITETKGRSEMQVIGLCRFSYPAIGGFQVTHPSPEDRMKSLWAPERMASRFATFEAYTLPCIRAQTDGDFTFIIVIGDTMPRTYKSRLQELVADVPQIVIREHAPGKHRRVMSGVINAERARSKSPCLQFRLDDDDAVALHFVAELRRRAGQALPVLSDHRSLAIDFNQGFVVHSGPDGISAAPVRERCWTPGLAVMLQPRTRLTVMNFNHSRIWERMPVLSFPGEDMMIRGHTEYNDSRQKSAARPVKTTLLDKDHEDYFRMAFNVDADEVRRLFSPAHQAAFTV is encoded by the coding sequence GTGGTGTCAACAGCCCCCTCCGATCTTGTCTCCGTGCATCAGCGCTGCAATGGTGGCTGCAGCCCGATCACGGAAACGAAGGGACGCAGCGAGATGCAGGTCATTGGCCTTTGCCGGTTTTCCTATCCCGCCATCGGCGGGTTTCAGGTCACGCATCCAAGTCCCGAAGACCGCATGAAAAGCCTCTGGGCCCCGGAGCGGATGGCATCGCGGTTTGCAACCTTCGAAGCATATACCTTGCCCTGCATCCGCGCCCAGACAGATGGCGATTTTACCTTCATCATTGTAATCGGTGACACCATGCCGCGGACCTATAAATCCCGCTTGCAGGAGCTGGTCGCCGATGTGCCACAGATTGTGATCCGCGAGCATGCCCCCGGCAAGCACCGGCGCGTTATGAGCGGTGTAATAAATGCTGAGCGCGCGCGCAGCAAATCGCCCTGCCTTCAGTTCCGGCTGGATGATGACGACGCGGTGGCGCTGCATTTTGTAGCCGAACTGCGCCGCCGCGCGGGTCAGGCCCTGCCGGTGCTTTCTGATCACCGCAGCCTTGCGATCGATTTCAACCAGGGTTTCGTCGTGCATTCCGGACCGGATGGCATCAGCGCAGCACCCGTGCGCGAACGCTGCTGGACGCCCGGACTTGCGGTCATGCTGCAGCCCCGCACCCGCCTTACTGTGATGAACTTCAACCATTCGCGCATCTGGGAACGGATGCCCGTGCTGTCCTTTCCCGGCGAGGATATGATGATACGCGGACACACTGAGTATAACGACTCGCGCCAGAAGTCGGCCGCGCGCCCCGTAAAAACCACCCTGCTCGACAAGGACCACGAGGACTACTTTCGCATGGCCTTCAATGTGGATGCAGACGAGGTTCGCCGGCTTTTCTCACCGGCGCATCAGGCTGCGTTCACGGTATAG
- a CDS encoding DMT family transporter — MSPNLTGAILMMVSMACFTINDAFLKAAGGALPLFQLLFLRGIFSSLLIGGLAWQRGSLRIAVSTQDRRLIALRSVAEVAAAYFFVTALLEMPLANVTAILQVLPLTVTLGSAVFFQEPVGWRRFLAIGIGFAGMLLIVRPGTDGFNVWSLYALIAVICVTVRDLSTRRLSPGVPSLLVTLSASVTVLVAAGLASLTITWAPVTPWLGGLVLASSVFIVGGYFFSVQVMRAGDVSFIAPFRYTGLIWALALGWFVFGDWPAPLTLAGAAIIVATGLFTLYRERSLMRR, encoded by the coding sequence ATGTCGCCAAATCTGACCGGAGCCATTCTGATGATGGTTTCGATGGCCTGTTTCACCATAAATGACGCGTTTCTGAAGGCGGCGGGCGGAGCACTGCCGCTCTTTCAGCTGCTGTTTCTGCGGGGGATTTTTTCCAGTCTTCTGATCGGCGGACTGGCCTGGCAGCGCGGGTCCCTGCGGATCGCCGTTTCAACTCAGGACCGGCGACTGATCGCGCTGCGCTCGGTGGCAGAGGTTGCTGCGGCCTATTTCTTTGTGACTGCTCTGCTGGAAATGCCGCTGGCGAATGTCACGGCGATCCTTCAGGTGCTGCCGCTGACGGTGACGCTCGGATCGGCGGTGTTTTTTCAGGAACCGGTTGGCTGGCGGCGGTTTCTGGCGATCGGGATCGGGTTTGCCGGGATGCTGCTGATCGTACGCCCGGGCACAGATGGCTTTAACGTCTGGTCCTTATATGCGCTCATTGCAGTCATCTGCGTGACGGTTCGGGACCTTTCGACCCGACGGTTGTCGCCCGGTGTGCCGTCTTTGCTAGTCACGCTGAGTGCGTCGGTCACGGTTCTGGTGGCTGCCGGCCTTGCGTCGCTGACCATCACCTGGGCACCGGTGACGCCCTGGCTGGGCGGGCTTGTCCTTGCCTCATCCGTATTCATCGTGGGAGGCTACTTCTTTTCGGTGCAGGTGATGCGGGCAGGAGACGTGAGTTTCATCGCACCCTTCCGCTATACCGGTCTGATCTGGGCGCTGGCGCTGGGATGGTTTGTTTTCGGCGACTGGCCGGCGCCGCTGACCCTGGCCGGGGCGGCGATCATCGTGGCGACCGGGCTTTTTACCCTATACCGTGAACGCAGCCTGATGCGCCGGTGA
- the tuf gene encoding elongation factor Tu: MAKAKFERNKPHVNIGTIGHVDHGKTTLTAAITKYFGDFQAYDQIDGAPEEKARGITISTAHVEYETDARHYAHVDCPGHADYVKNMITGAAQMDGAILVVNAADGPMPQTREHILLGRQVGIPTMVVYMNKVDQVDDDELLELVEMEIRELLSSYDYPGDDIPVIPGSALAAMNGDNPEIGEESIRKLMAAVDEWIPTPERAIDQPFLMPVEDVFSISGRGTVVTGRVERGVINVGDEIEIVGIRDTKKTTCTGVEMFRKLLDRGEAGDNIGALLRGVEREGVERGQVLCKPGSVTPHTKFEAEAYILTKEEGGRHTPFFANYRPQFYFRTTDVTGTVQLNEGTEMVMPGDNVSFGVELIAPIAMENGLRFAIREGGRTVGAGVVSKITE, from the coding sequence ATGGCAAAGGCAAAGTTTGAACGTAATAAACCGCACGTGAACATCGGCACGATTGGTCACGTTGACCACGGCAAGACGACGCTGACGGCTGCGATCACGAAATATTTCGGCGATTTCCAGGCGTACGACCAGATTGACGGCGCGCCCGAGGAGAAAGCCCGCGGGATCACGATCTCGACCGCGCACGTGGAATACGAGACAGACGCGCGCCACTATGCGCATGTCGACTGCCCCGGCCACGCCGACTACGTCAAGAACATGATCACCGGTGCGGCGCAGATGGACGGCGCGATCCTGGTTGTGAACGCGGCCGACGGCCCGATGCCCCAGACGCGCGAGCACATCCTGCTCGGCCGTCAGGTCGGCATCCCGACGATGGTTGTCTACATGAACAAGGTCGACCAGGTGGACGACGACGAGCTGCTGGAGCTGGTTGAGATGGAAATCCGCGAGCTGCTGAGCTCGTATGATTACCCCGGCGACGACATTCCCGTGATCCCCGGCTCGGCGCTGGCGGCGATGAACGGCGACAACCCCGAGATCGGCGAAGAGTCCATCCGCAAGCTGATGGCGGCTGTGGACGAGTGGATTCCGACACCTGAGCGTGCGATCGACCAGCCCTTCCTGATGCCGGTCGAGGACGTCTTCTCGATCTCCGGCCGTGGTACGGTTGTGACCGGTCGTGTCGAGCGTGGCGTGATCAACGTAGGTGACGAGATCGAAATCGTCGGCATCCGCGACACCAAAAAGACGACCTGCACCGGCGTGGAAATGTTCCGCAAACTGCTGGATCGTGGTGAAGCCGGCGACAACATCGGCGCCCTGCTGCGTGGTGTTGAGCGCGAGGGTGTTGAGCGCGGTCAGGTGCTGTGCAAGCCCGGTTCCGTGACGCCGCACACCAAGTTCGAGGCCGAGGCCTATATCCTCACCAAAGAAGAGGGTGGCCGTCACACGCCGTTCTTTGCGAACTACCGTCCGCAGTTCTACTTCCGGACCACGGATGTGACCGGCACGGTTCAGCTGAACGAAGGCACCGAGATGGTTATGCCAGGCGACAACGTGTCGTTCGGCGTTGAGCTGATCGCACCGATCGCGATGGAGAACGGCCTGCGCTTTGCGATCCGCGAAGGCGGCCGCACCGTCGGCGCGGGCGTTGTGTCGAAGATCACTGAGTAA
- the rpoC gene encoding DNA-directed RNA polymerase subunit beta', whose protein sequence is MNQELTNNPFNPLTPPKVFDEIKVSLASPERILSWSFGEIKKPETINYRTFKPERDGLFCARIFGPIKDYECLCGKYKRMKYRGVVCEKCGVEVTLQKVRRERMGHIELASPVAHIWFLKSLPSRIGLMLDMTLRDLERVLYFENYVVIEPGLTDLTYGQMMTEEEYMDAQDAFGMDAFTANIGAEAIREMLAAIDLEAEAEQLRADLKEATGELKPKKIIKRLKVVESFLESGNRPEWMVLTVIPVIPPELRPLVPLDGGRFATSDLNDLYRRVINRNNRLKRLIELRAPDIIVRNEKRMLQESVDALFDNGRRGRVITGANKRPLKSLSDMLKGKQGRFRQNLLGKRVDFSGRSVIVTGPELKLHQCGLPKKMALELFKPFIYSRLEAKGLSSTVKQAKKLVEKERPEVWDILDEVIREHPVMLNRAPTLHRLGIQAFEPVLIEGKAIQLHPLVCSAFNADFDGDQMAVHVPLSLEAQLEARVLMMSTNNVLSPANGAPIIVPSQDMILGLYYTTLEREGMPGEGMVFGSVEEVQHALDAGMVHLHSKITARIPQIDENGLEVMKRFETTPGRIRLGALLPLNAKAPFELVNRLLRKKEVQQVIDTVYRYCGQKESVIFCDQIMTMGFREAFKAGISFGKDDMLIPDTKWPIVEETRELVKDFEQQYMDGLITQGEKYNKVVDAWSKCNDKVTDAMMGSISASQRNEAGAEMEPNSVYMMAHSGARGSVTQMKQLGGMRGLMAKPNGDIIETPIISNFKEGLTVLEYFNSTHGARKGLSDTALKTANSGYLTRRLVDVAQDCIVRMNDCGTETSITAVAAVNDGEVVSSLSERILGRVVAEDIMRPGTDEVLLAAGTLIDERMADAVEEAGVASARIRSPLTCEAEEGVCAMCYGRDLARGTMVNTGEAVGIIAAQSIGEPGTQLTMRTFHIGGVAQGGQQSFLEASHSGKVVFDNASTLENASGEIMVMGRNMKLIIQDENGEERASHKVGYGTKLFVTDGQDVKRGDKLFEWDPYTLPIIAEKSGTAKFVDLVSGIAVRDETDDATGMTQKIVIDWRAAPKGNELKPEIILVDGDGEPVRNDAGNPVTYPMSVDAVLSIEDGAEIQAGDVVARIPREGAKTKDITGGLPRVAELFEARRPKDHAIIAEIDGYVRYGKDYKNKRRIAIESAEDPDTKVEYMVPKGKHIPVAEGDFVQKGDYIMDGNPAPHDILAIMGVEALADYMIDEVQDVYRLQGVKINDKHIEVIVRQMLQKWEIQDSGDTTLLKGEHVDKQEFDQANEKALAKGGRPAQGEPILLGITKASLQTRSFISAASFQETTRVLTEASVQGKKDKLVGLKENVIVGRLIPAGTGGATMKVRRVAQDRDNVVIEARREEAEAAAALAAPSADDDMVGGDVFDQVIPADEDSRD, encoded by the coding sequence ATGAACCAGGAACTGACAAACAACCCGTTCAACCCTCTCACGCCGCCCAAGGTATTCGACGAGATCAAAGTCTCGCTCGCATCGCCTGAGCGCATTCTGAGCTGGTCTTTCGGGGAGATCAAAAAGCCCGAGACCATCAACTACCGGACGTTCAAGCCTGAGCGGGACGGTCTTTTCTGTGCGCGTATCTTTGGCCCGATCAAAGACTACGAATGTCTCTGCGGCAAATACAAGCGCATGAAGTATCGCGGCGTCGTCTGCGAGAAATGCGGTGTGGAAGTCACGCTGCAGAAGGTACGCCGCGAGCGCATGGGCCACATTGAGCTGGCCTCGCCCGTTGCCCACATCTGGTTCCTGAAATCGCTGCCGTCGCGCATCGGTCTGATGCTGGACATGACGCTGCGTGATCTGGAGCGGGTTCTCTATTTCGAAAACTATGTGGTGATCGAGCCGGGCCTCACAGACCTCACCTACGGTCAGATGATGACCGAAGAAGAGTATATGGATGCTCAGGATGCCTTCGGCATGGACGCTTTCACTGCCAACATCGGTGCTGAAGCGATCCGCGAAATGCTGGCCGCAATTGATCTTGAGGCCGAAGCAGAGCAACTGCGTGCGGACCTCAAAGAGGCCACAGGTGAGCTCAAGCCCAAGAAGATCATCAAACGCCTGAAGGTGGTTGAGTCCTTCCTGGAATCCGGAAACCGTCCGGAGTGGATGGTGCTGACGGTGATCCCCGTGATCCCGCCGGAACTGCGCCCGCTGGTGCCGCTGGATGGCGGTCGCTTTGCGACGTCTGACCTCAACGATCTCTACCGTCGCGTGATCAACCGCAACAACCGTCTGAAGCGTCTGATTGAGCTGCGCGCGCCCGATATCATCGTGCGTAACGAAAAGCGGATGCTGCAGGAATCTGTGGATGCGCTCTTTGACAACGGCCGTCGTGGCCGCGTGATCACCGGTGCCAACAAGCGTCCGCTGAAATCGCTCTCCGACATGCTGAAAGGCAAACAGGGTCGTTTCCGTCAGAACCTTCTGGGAAAACGCGTCGACTTCTCGGGCCGTTCGGTTATCGTGACCGGTCCGGAACTGAAACTACATCAGTGTGGTCTGCCCAAAAAGATGGCGCTCGAACTCTTCAAGCCGTTCATCTATTCTCGCCTCGAGGCCAAAGGTCTCTCCAGCACCGTGAAACAGGCCAAGAAACTGGTTGAAAAAGAACGGCCCGAGGTCTGGGATATTCTGGATGAAGTGATCCGTGAACATCCGGTGATGCTGAACCGTGCACCTACATTGCACCGTCTTGGCATTCAGGCGTTCGAACCCGTGCTGATCGAAGGCAAGGCGATCCAGCTGCACCCGCTCGTCTGTTCGGCATTTAACGCCGACTTCGACGGTGACCAGATGGCCGTGCACGTGCCGCTGTCGCTTGAAGCTCAGCTTGAAGCGCGCGTTCTGATGATGTCCACGAACAACGTTCTGTCGCCTGCAAACGGCGCACCGATCATCGTGCCGTCGCAGGATATGATCCTTGGTCTCTACTATACCACACTGGAGCGTGAGGGCATGCCGGGTGAAGGCATGGTATTCGGCTCCGTCGAGGAAGTTCAGCACGCGCTGGATGCCGGCATGGTGCACCTGCACTCAAAGATCACGGCCCGGATCCCGCAGATCGACGAAAACGGTCTTGAGGTCATGAAGCGGTTTGAAACGACGCCCGGGCGGATCCGTCTTGGCGCGCTGCTGCCGCTGAATGCCAAGGCACCGTTCGAGCTGGTCAACCGCCTGCTGCGTAAGAAAGAAGTGCAGCAGGTTATCGATACCGTTTACCGGTACTGCGGTCAGAAAGAGTCTGTCATTTTCTGTGATCAGATCATGACAATGGGCTTCCGTGAAGCGTTCAAGGCCGGGATTTCCTTCGGCAAGGACGACATGCTGATCCCCGATACCAAATGGCCGATCGTCGAAGAGACGCGCGAGCTGGTAAAGGATTTCGAGCAGCAGTACATGGACGGTCTGATCACTCAGGGCGAGAAGTACAACAAAGTGGTCGATGCCTGGTCGAAGTGTAACGACAAGGTCACCGACGCGATGATGGGCTCAATCTCTGCCAGCCAGCGCAACGAGGCCGGTGCTGAAATGGAACCGAACTCGGTCTACATGATGGCGCACTCCGGTGCGCGGGGCTCGGTGACGCAGATGAAACAGCTCGGCGGGATGCGCGGCCTGATGGCCAAGCCGAACGGCGACATCATCGAAACACCGATCATCTCGAACTTCAAAGAAGGTCTGACCGTTCTGGAGTACTTCAACTCCACCCACGGTGCCCGTAAGGGTCTGTCGGATACCGCTCTTAAAACGGCGAACTCAGGTTACCTGACACGTCGTCTGGTGGACGTCGCACAGGACTGCATCGTGCGCATGAACGACTGTGGCACAGAGACGTCGATCACGGCCGTGGCCGCGGTCAATGATGGTGAGGTTGTTTCTTCGCTGTCCGAGCGCATTCTGGGTCGTGTGGTCGCGGAAGACATCATGCGTCCGGGCACGGATGAGGTGCTGCTCGCTGCCGGCACTCTCATCGATGAGCGGATGGCGGATGCTGTGGAAGAGGCCGGTGTGGCCTCCGCGCGGATCCGCAGCCCGCTGACCTGTGAGGCCGAAGAGGGCGTCTGCGCCATGTGCTACGGTCGTGACCTTGCACGCGGTACAATGGTCAACACCGGTGAAGCTGTCGGCATTATTGCCGCGCAGTCGATCGGTGAGCCCGGTACACAGCTGACGATGCGGACATTCCACATCGGCGGCGTGGCCCAGGGTGGTCAGCAGTCGTTCCTGGAGGCCAGCCATTCCGGCAAGGTCGTCTTTGACAACGCCTCGACCCTTGAGAACGCCTCCGGCGAGATCATGGTGATGGGCCGGAACATGAAGCTGATCATTCAGGACGAGAACGGCGAGGAACGTGCCAGCCACAAGGTCGGTTACGGCACCAAGCTCTTTGTGACCGATGGCCAGGACGTGAAACGCGGCGACAAGCTCTTTGAGTGGGATCCCTATACGCTGCCGATCATCGCGGAGAAATCCGGTACGGCTAAGTTTGTTGACCTTGTCAGCGGCATCGCGGTGCGGGACGAGACCGACGATGCAACCGGTATGACACAGAAGATCGTCATCGACTGGCGTGCAGCCCCCAAAGGCAACGAGCTCAAGCCGGAGATCATTCTGGTGGATGGCGATGGTGAGCCTGTGCGCAACGATGCGGGCAACCCTGTGACCTATCCGATGTCTGTGGATGCGGTTCTCTCCATTGAGGATGGCGCCGAGATCCAGGCCGGTGACGTTGTTGCGCGGATCCCGCGTGAAGGCGCCAAGACCAAGGACATCACCGGTGGTCTGCCGCGTGTGGCCGAACTCTTTGAGGCACGTCGTCCCAAAGATCACGCCATTATCGCCGAAATCGACGGCTATGTGCGTTACGGTAAGGATTACAAAAACAAGCGCCGTATCGCGATTGAGTCCGCCGAAGATCCGGACACAAAGGTCGAATACATGGTGCCCAAGGGCAAACACATTCCCGTCGCGGAAGGTGATTTTGTCCAGAAGGGCGATTACATCATGGACGGCAATCCGGCACCGCATGACATTCTGGCCATTATGGGTGTCGAAGCGCTGGCGGATTACATGATCGACGAGGTGCAGGACGTCTACCGCCTGCAGGGTGTTAAGATCAACGACAAGCACATCGAGGTCATCGTGCGTCAGATGCTGCAGAAGTGGGAGATCCAGGACTCCGGTGACACGACGCTGCTGAAAGGTGAACACGTCGATAAGCAGGAGTTTGATCAGGCCAATGAAAAGGCACTGGCCAAAGGCGGACGTCCTGCACAGGGCGAGCCTATTCTCCTGGGCATCACCAAGGCGTCGCTTCAGACCCGCAGCTTTATCTCGGCGGCCTCCTTCCAGGAGACCACCCGGGTTCTTACCGAAGCCTCGGTGCAGGGTAAGAAAGACAAGCTTGTCGGTCTGAAAGAGAACGTCATCGTGGGCCGTCTGATCCCGGCCGGCACCGGTGGTGCGACCATGAAGGTCCGCCGCGTGGCGCAGGATCGCGACAATGTCGTGATCGAAGCGCGCCGCGAGGAGGCCGAAGCGGCCGCCGCTCTGGCAGCTCCCTCAGCGGATGATGACATGGTCGGTGGCGATGTCTTCGACCAGGTGATCCCGGCAGACGAAGACAGCCGCGACTGA
- the rpsG gene encoding 30S ribosomal protein S7 — translation MSRRHAAEKREVLPDAKYGDLVLTKFMNNLMIDGKKSVAERIVYNAMTRVEDKIKRAPIEVFHEALDNIKPSVEVRSRRVGGATYQVPVEVRPERREALAIRWLIKASRARNENTMEERLAGELLDAVQSRGTAVKKREDTHKMADANKAFSHYRW, via the coding sequence ATGTCCCGTCGCCACGCAGCCGAAAAACGCGAAGTTCTGCCAGACGCCAAATACGGTGATCTGGTTCTGACAAAATTCATGAACAACCTGATGATCGACGGCAAAAAGTCGGTCGCAGAACGTATCGTCTATAACGCGATGACCCGCGTTGAGGACAAGATCAAGCGCGCACCCATCGAGGTGTTCCACGAAGCGCTCGACAACATCAAACCCTCCGTCGAGGTTCGCTCGCGCCGGGTTGGTGGTGCAACATACCAGGTGCCCGTCGAAGTGCGCCCCGAGCGCCGCGAAGCGCTGGCCATCCGCTGGCTGATCAAAGCATCGCGCGCCCGCAACGAGAACACCATGGAAGAGCGCCTTGCCGGTGAACTTCTGGATGCTGTTCAGTCCCGCGGTACCGCGGTGAAAAAGCGCGAAGACACCCACAAGATGGCAGACGCCAACAAAGCGTTCAGCCACTACCGCTGGTAA
- the rpsL gene encoding 30S ribosomal protein S12: MPTIQQLIRKPRQPKIKRSKSMHLQECPQKRGVCTRVYTTTPKKPNSAMRKVAKVRLTNGFEVISYIPGESHNLQEHSVVLIRGGRVKDLPGVRYHILRGVLDTQGVKDRKQRRSKYGAKRPK; the protein is encoded by the coding sequence ATGCCAACGATCCAGCAGCTGATCCGCAAACCGCGGCAGCCAAAAATTAAACGTTCAAAGTCCATGCACCTGCAGGAATGCCCGCAGAAGCGTGGCGTTTGTACGCGTGTTTACACAACCACACCGAAAAAGCCGAACTCGGCGATGCGGAAAGTGGCGAAGGTCCGTCTGACCAATGGCTTTGAAGTCATCAGCTACATCCCGGGCGAGAGCCACAACCTTCAGGAGCACTCCGTGGTTCTGATCCGTGGCGGTCGTGTGAAAGACCTTCCCGGTGTGCGTTACCACATCCTGCGCGGTGTCCTGGATACTCAGGGCGTGAAAGACCGTAAGCAGCGTCGTTCGAAATACGGCGCCAAGCGTCCGAAGTAA